A window of the Alnus glutinosa chromosome 4, dhAlnGlut1.1, whole genome shotgun sequence genome harbors these coding sequences:
- the LOC133867376 gene encoding uncharacterized protein LOC133867376, which yields MVMAVSQKWGYIRIITGTILGGVLGFYVMHRLETSYKEKMNERLKKYEAELKKKEKINELEESM from the exons ATGGTGATGGCTGTTTCTCAGAAATGGGGATATATTCGGATCATCACCGGCACCATTCTCGGTGGTGTTCTCGGCTTCTACGTTATGCACCGCCTCGAAACTAGCTACAAG GAGAAAATGAATGAGAGATTGAAAAAGTATGAAGCcgaattgaagaagaaagagaagatcAATGAGCTTGAAGAATCCATGTAG
- the LOC133865790 gene encoding uncharacterized protein LOC133865790 isoform X2 → MLQRFVDNVLAVTKESVKTFTYESLNNIVRLINGVSALLLTILPGKATILEGIHGWELKPSFRGPRFPRWMENGVSSFNQFIHELSMDSDTSSVDYSSAEEDSDLNIYPASPSSQSSRISGASTFTKYDRQCTGWISQQHLHPIKRVQTLKDHLLHRTTDRRRGVIEDLHLAIEIFIEAIFDVVHKLAHFILSPSDAFRKLLRWISSYNGGTGENHGSVLEATVTTATLGEDDPAPTERNTTFHQSLNTDARTCQDVITELGYPYEAIHVTTADGYVLLLERIPRRDARKAVYLQHGILDSSMGWVCNGVVGSPAFAAFDKGYDVFLGNLRGLVSREHADKNISSRQYWRYSINEHGTEDIPAIIEKIHEVKTSELKLSHPDLEQETDDQLYKLCAVCHSLGGAAMLMYAITRRVEEKPHRLSRLVLLSPAGFHDDSTFVFTVVEHLFLMLAPFLAPLVPAFYIPTRFFRMLLNKLARDFHNYPAVGGLVQTLMSYGVGGDSSNWVGVLGLPHYNMNDMPGVSFQVAIHLAQMKRSGKFKMYDYGSASANMEAYGSPEPLDLGEFYWLIDIPVDLVAGHKDKVIRPSMVRKHYKLMKNSGVDVSYNEFEYAHLDFTFSHHEELLAYVMSRLLLVEPAKKQPSTRRAERLKKKGQVNS, encoded by the exons ATGTTGCAGCGGTTCGTTGACAACGTCCTCGCCGTCACAAAAGA GTCAGTAAAGACATTCACTTATGAATCTCTGAACAATATTGTGAGGCTGATCAATGGAGTGTCAGCACTTTTGTTGACCATTTTACCAGGGAAGGCTACTATCCTTGAAGGTATCCATGGCTGGGAGCTTAAGCCAAGCTTTCGTGGACCTCGATTTCCACGCTGGATGGAAAA TGGTGTGTCCTCTTTCAACCAGTTCATTCATGAGCTTTCTATGGATTCTGATACATCAAGTGTAGATTACTCCTCTGCTGAAGAAGATAGTGACCTAAACATATATCCTGCATCACCATCATCTCAGAGTTCACGAATCTCTGGGGCCAGTACTTTCACCAAGTATGATAGGCAGTGTACAGGATGGATCAG TCAACAGCATTTACATCCAATTAAGAGAGTGCAAACACTCAAGGACCATCTGCTTCACCGTACCACGGACAGGAGACGTGGAGTCATAGAG GATCTTCATCTAGCAATCGAGATCTTCATAGAAGCTATTTTCGATGTTGTTCATAAGTTAGCTCATTTTATTCTCTCCCCATCAGACGCATTTAGAAAACTTTTGAGATGGATATCATCTTACAATGGGGGTACTGGAGAAAATCATGGTAGTGTTTTGGAAGCCACTGTCACTACAGCTACACTTGGGGAAGATGATCCAGCTCCTACAGAAAGGAATACTACTTTTCATCAGTCTCTAAATACAGATGCTCGGACATGTCAGGATGTCATAACAGAGCTTGG GTACCCATATGAAGCTATCCACGTGACCACTGCTGATGGATATGTTcttcttttggaaagaatcccTAG ACGTGATGCACGGAAAGCAGTTTATCTTCAGCATGGAATTTTGGATTCATCTATGGG ttGGGTGTGCAATGGGGTTGTTGGTTCTCCCGCTTTTGCAGCCTTTGATAAAG GGTATGATGTTTTTCTTGGGAATTTGCGAGGTCTGGTTTCTAGGGAACATGCTGACAAGAACATTTCCTCACGACA GTACTGGCGATACTCCATCAATGAGCATGGGACTGAGGATATTCCTGCAATAATAGAGAAAATTCATGAAGTGAAAACCTCGGAATTGAAGCTTAGCCATCCTGATCTCGAGCAGGAAACTGATGATCAGCTTTACAAACTTTGTGCAGTCTGCCATAGCTTAGGAGGAGCTGCTATGTTGATGTATGCTATAACACGCCGAGTGGAAGAAAAGCCCCACAGGCTATCTAGATTGGTTTTATTATCACCCGCCGGATTCCATGATGATTCTACTTTTGTCTTCACGGTGGTGGAGCATCTTTTCCTTATGTTGGCTCCTTTTTTGGCACCACTTGTGCCTGCCTTCTACATACCAACCAGATTCTTCCGTATGCTACTCAACAAGTTGGCTAGGGATTTCCATAACTATCCTGCAGTTGGAGGGCTAGTTCAAACTCTGATGAGCTATGGCGTTGGTGGAGACAGCTCAAATTGGGTTGGCGTGTTAGGGCTACCTCACTACAACATGAATGATATGCCAGGAGTTTCATTTCAAGTGGCTATCCACCTTGCACAGATGAAGCGTAGCGGGAagtttaaaatgtacgattatGGGAGTGCATCCGCTAACATGGAGGCCTACGGATCTCCTGAGCCATTGGACTTGGGTGAATTCTATTGGCTCATTGATATTCCCGTTGATCTGGTTGCCGGACACAAGGACAAGGTAATCCGGCCTTCGATGGTAAGAAAGCACTATAAATTAATGAAGAATTCTGGTGTGGATGTATCATATAATGAGTTTGAGTATGCCCACTTGGACTTCACCTTCTCCCACCATGAGGAACTCTTGGCATATGTCATGTCCCGCTTGCTGCTTGTGGAGCCTGCTAAGAAACAGCCATCTACTCGGAGGGCTGAGAGGTTGAAGAAAAAAGGACAGGTTAATAGCTAA
- the LOC133865790 gene encoding uncharacterized protein LOC133865790 isoform X1 — protein MLQRFVDNVLAVTKESVKTFTYESLNNIVRLINGVSALLLTILPGKATILEGIHGWELKPSFRGPRFPRWMENGVSSFNQFIHELSMDSDTSSVDYSSAEEDSDLNIYPASPSSQSSRISGASTFTKYDRQCTGWIRCIFFWILFPAKLLLGIPVRLCHFVYNRGSKSPAISGSQQHLHPIKRVQTLKDHLLHRTTDRRRGVIEDLHLAIEIFIEAIFDVVHKLAHFILSPSDAFRKLLRWISSYNGGTGENHGSVLEATVTTATLGEDDPAPTERNTTFHQSLNTDARTCQDVITELGYPYEAIHVTTADGYVLLLERIPRRDARKAVYLQHGILDSSMGWVCNGVVGSPAFAAFDKGYDVFLGNLRGLVSREHADKNISSRQYWRYSINEHGTEDIPAIIEKIHEVKTSELKLSHPDLEQETDDQLYKLCAVCHSLGGAAMLMYAITRRVEEKPHRLSRLVLLSPAGFHDDSTFVFTVVEHLFLMLAPFLAPLVPAFYIPTRFFRMLLNKLARDFHNYPAVGGLVQTLMSYGVGGDSSNWVGVLGLPHYNMNDMPGVSFQVAIHLAQMKRSGKFKMYDYGSASANMEAYGSPEPLDLGEFYWLIDIPVDLVAGHKDKVIRPSMVRKHYKLMKNSGVDVSYNEFEYAHLDFTFSHHEELLAYVMSRLLLVEPAKKQPSTRRAERLKKKGQVNS, from the exons ATGTTGCAGCGGTTCGTTGACAACGTCCTCGCCGTCACAAAAGA GTCAGTAAAGACATTCACTTATGAATCTCTGAACAATATTGTGAGGCTGATCAATGGAGTGTCAGCACTTTTGTTGACCATTTTACCAGGGAAGGCTACTATCCTTGAAGGTATCCATGGCTGGGAGCTTAAGCCAAGCTTTCGTGGACCTCGATTTCCACGCTGGATGGAAAA TGGTGTGTCCTCTTTCAACCAGTTCATTCATGAGCTTTCTATGGATTCTGATACATCAAGTGTAGATTACTCCTCTGCTGAAGAAGATAGTGACCTAAACATATATCCTGCATCACCATCATCTCAGAGTTCACGAATCTCTGGGGCCAGTACTTTCACCAAGTATGATAGGCAGTGTACAGGATGGATCAGGTGCATATTCTTTTGGATTCTGTTTCCTGCAAAATTGCTTCTGGGAATCCCAGTTCGTCTTTGTCATTTTGTTTATAATAGGGGATCAAAATCCCCTGCTATCTCTGGAAGTCAACAGCATTTACATCCAATTAAGAGAGTGCAAACACTCAAGGACCATCTGCTTCACCGTACCACGGACAGGAGACGTGGAGTCATAGAG GATCTTCATCTAGCAATCGAGATCTTCATAGAAGCTATTTTCGATGTTGTTCATAAGTTAGCTCATTTTATTCTCTCCCCATCAGACGCATTTAGAAAACTTTTGAGATGGATATCATCTTACAATGGGGGTACTGGAGAAAATCATGGTAGTGTTTTGGAAGCCACTGTCACTACAGCTACACTTGGGGAAGATGATCCAGCTCCTACAGAAAGGAATACTACTTTTCATCAGTCTCTAAATACAGATGCTCGGACATGTCAGGATGTCATAACAGAGCTTGG GTACCCATATGAAGCTATCCACGTGACCACTGCTGATGGATATGTTcttcttttggaaagaatcccTAG ACGTGATGCACGGAAAGCAGTTTATCTTCAGCATGGAATTTTGGATTCATCTATGGG ttGGGTGTGCAATGGGGTTGTTGGTTCTCCCGCTTTTGCAGCCTTTGATAAAG GGTATGATGTTTTTCTTGGGAATTTGCGAGGTCTGGTTTCTAGGGAACATGCTGACAAGAACATTTCCTCACGACA GTACTGGCGATACTCCATCAATGAGCATGGGACTGAGGATATTCCTGCAATAATAGAGAAAATTCATGAAGTGAAAACCTCGGAATTGAAGCTTAGCCATCCTGATCTCGAGCAGGAAACTGATGATCAGCTTTACAAACTTTGTGCAGTCTGCCATAGCTTAGGAGGAGCTGCTATGTTGATGTATGCTATAACACGCCGAGTGGAAGAAAAGCCCCACAGGCTATCTAGATTGGTTTTATTATCACCCGCCGGATTCCATGATGATTCTACTTTTGTCTTCACGGTGGTGGAGCATCTTTTCCTTATGTTGGCTCCTTTTTTGGCACCACTTGTGCCTGCCTTCTACATACCAACCAGATTCTTCCGTATGCTACTCAACAAGTTGGCTAGGGATTTCCATAACTATCCTGCAGTTGGAGGGCTAGTTCAAACTCTGATGAGCTATGGCGTTGGTGGAGACAGCTCAAATTGGGTTGGCGTGTTAGGGCTACCTCACTACAACATGAATGATATGCCAGGAGTTTCATTTCAAGTGGCTATCCACCTTGCACAGATGAAGCGTAGCGGGAagtttaaaatgtacgattatGGGAGTGCATCCGCTAACATGGAGGCCTACGGATCTCCTGAGCCATTGGACTTGGGTGAATTCTATTGGCTCATTGATATTCCCGTTGATCTGGTTGCCGGACACAAGGACAAGGTAATCCGGCCTTCGATGGTAAGAAAGCACTATAAATTAATGAAGAATTCTGGTGTGGATGTATCATATAATGAGTTTGAGTATGCCCACTTGGACTTCACCTTCTCCCACCATGAGGAACTCTTGGCATATGTCATGTCCCGCTTGCTGCTTGTGGAGCCTGCTAAGAAACAGCCATCTACTCGGAGGGCTGAGAGGTTGAAGAAAAAAGGACAGGTTAATAGCTAA
- the LOC133865790 gene encoding uncharacterized protein LOC133865790 isoform X3: protein MAGSLSQAFVDLDFHAGWKNYSSAEEDSDLNIYPASPSSQSSRISGASTFTKYDRQCTGWIRCIFFWILFPAKLLLGIPVRLCHFVYNRGSKSPAISGSQQHLHPIKRVQTLKDHLLHRTTDRRRGVIEDLHLAIEIFIEAIFDVVHKLAHFILSPSDAFRKLLRWISSYNGGTGENHGSVLEATVTTATLGEDDPAPTERNTTFHQSLNTDARTCQDVITELGYPYEAIHVTTADGYVLLLERIPRRDARKAVYLQHGILDSSMGWVCNGVVGSPAFAAFDKGYDVFLGNLRGLVSREHADKNISSRQYWRYSINEHGTEDIPAIIEKIHEVKTSELKLSHPDLEQETDDQLYKLCAVCHSLGGAAMLMYAITRRVEEKPHRLSRLVLLSPAGFHDDSTFVFTVVEHLFLMLAPFLAPLVPAFYIPTRFFRMLLNKLARDFHNYPAVGGLVQTLMSYGVGGDSSNWVGVLGLPHYNMNDMPGVSFQVAIHLAQMKRSGKFKMYDYGSASANMEAYGSPEPLDLGEFYWLIDIPVDLVAGHKDKVIRPSMVRKHYKLMKNSGVDVSYNEFEYAHLDFTFSHHEELLAYVMSRLLLVEPAKKQPSTRRAERLKKKGQVNS from the exons ATGGCTGGGAGCTTAAGCCAAGCTTTCGTGGACCTCGATTTCCACGCTGGATGGAAAA ATTACTCCTCTGCTGAAGAAGATAGTGACCTAAACATATATCCTGCATCACCATCATCTCAGAGTTCACGAATCTCTGGGGCCAGTACTTTCACCAAGTATGATAGGCAGTGTACAGGATGGATCAGGTGCATATTCTTTTGGATTCTGTTTCCTGCAAAATTGCTTCTGGGAATCCCAGTTCGTCTTTGTCATTTTGTTTATAATAGGGGATCAAAATCCCCTGCTATCTCTGGAAGTCAACAGCATTTACATCCAATTAAGAGAGTGCAAACACTCAAGGACCATCTGCTTCACCGTACCACGGACAGGAGACGTGGAGTCATAGAG GATCTTCATCTAGCAATCGAGATCTTCATAGAAGCTATTTTCGATGTTGTTCATAAGTTAGCTCATTTTATTCTCTCCCCATCAGACGCATTTAGAAAACTTTTGAGATGGATATCATCTTACAATGGGGGTACTGGAGAAAATCATGGTAGTGTTTTGGAAGCCACTGTCACTACAGCTACACTTGGGGAAGATGATCCAGCTCCTACAGAAAGGAATACTACTTTTCATCAGTCTCTAAATACAGATGCTCGGACATGTCAGGATGTCATAACAGAGCTTGG GTACCCATATGAAGCTATCCACGTGACCACTGCTGATGGATATGTTcttcttttggaaagaatcccTAG ACGTGATGCACGGAAAGCAGTTTATCTTCAGCATGGAATTTTGGATTCATCTATGGG ttGGGTGTGCAATGGGGTTGTTGGTTCTCCCGCTTTTGCAGCCTTTGATAAAG GGTATGATGTTTTTCTTGGGAATTTGCGAGGTCTGGTTTCTAGGGAACATGCTGACAAGAACATTTCCTCACGACA GTACTGGCGATACTCCATCAATGAGCATGGGACTGAGGATATTCCTGCAATAATAGAGAAAATTCATGAAGTGAAAACCTCGGAATTGAAGCTTAGCCATCCTGATCTCGAGCAGGAAACTGATGATCAGCTTTACAAACTTTGTGCAGTCTGCCATAGCTTAGGAGGAGCTGCTATGTTGATGTATGCTATAACACGCCGAGTGGAAGAAAAGCCCCACAGGCTATCTAGATTGGTTTTATTATCACCCGCCGGATTCCATGATGATTCTACTTTTGTCTTCACGGTGGTGGAGCATCTTTTCCTTATGTTGGCTCCTTTTTTGGCACCACTTGTGCCTGCCTTCTACATACCAACCAGATTCTTCCGTATGCTACTCAACAAGTTGGCTAGGGATTTCCATAACTATCCTGCAGTTGGAGGGCTAGTTCAAACTCTGATGAGCTATGGCGTTGGTGGAGACAGCTCAAATTGGGTTGGCGTGTTAGGGCTACCTCACTACAACATGAATGATATGCCAGGAGTTTCATTTCAAGTGGCTATCCACCTTGCACAGATGAAGCGTAGCGGGAagtttaaaatgtacgattatGGGAGTGCATCCGCTAACATGGAGGCCTACGGATCTCCTGAGCCATTGGACTTGGGTGAATTCTATTGGCTCATTGATATTCCCGTTGATCTGGTTGCCGGACACAAGGACAAGGTAATCCGGCCTTCGATGGTAAGAAAGCACTATAAATTAATGAAGAATTCTGGTGTGGATGTATCATATAATGAGTTTGAGTATGCCCACTTGGACTTCACCTTCTCCCACCATGAGGAACTCTTGGCATATGTCATGTCCCGCTTGCTGCTTGTGGAGCCTGCTAAGAAACAGCCATCTACTCGGAGGGCTGAGAGGTTGAAGAAAAAAGGACAGGTTAATAGCTAA